The following coding sequences are from one Pigmentibacter sp. JX0631 window:
- a CDS encoding TIM barrel protein yields the protein MYTVLNITKDHDANNSKMSSNLGHEELDFYQSCKLAKKHGFKGINIDLEYPKYSATEMKFFLNEFELKPVSFHLTVKLEGTELEYTESLKRFKQQAKMAEKIGCFLALKYIPPFSEKLNFDKNFRLYMQRLNTLKNILVDHNIKIAFEFIGPAETRINSKFDFIHTIDGVRSLISASDIYDYAGFKLDIHHWQHSGAALLDLQHLDIQSILYLELNDGLIGYSSFNMPEFKRKLPLQTGVNDVKGFLTILKQKGYLGPVAVEPWDIEISELPLEEAIFLAKKSLDDSFAVISN from the coding sequence ATGTATACAGTATTAAATATTACAAAAGATCATGATGCTAACAATAGTAAAATGAGTTCAAATTTAGGGCATGAGGAATTAGATTTTTATCAATCTTGCAAATTAGCAAAAAAACATGGTTTTAAAGGGATAAATATTGATCTCGAATATCCAAAATATTCAGCAACTGAGATGAAATTTTTCTTGAATGAATTTGAATTAAAACCTGTATCATTTCATTTAACAGTAAAATTAGAAGGAACTGAATTAGAATATACAGAATCATTAAAAAGATTTAAACAGCAAGCAAAAATGGCTGAAAAAATTGGTTGTTTTTTAGCACTAAAATATATACCACCTTTTTCTGAAAAACTAAATTTTGATAAAAATTTTCGTTTATATATGCAGAGATTAAATACATTAAAGAATATTTTAGTTGATCATAATATTAAAATTGCGTTCGAATTTATTGGACCTGCAGAAACAAGAATAAATTCAAAATTCGATTTTATTCATACAATTGATGGAGTTAGAAGTTTAATAAGCGCTTCTGATATTTATGATTATGCAGGATTTAAACTGGATATTCATCACTGGCAGCATAGTGGTGCTGCACTACTAGATTTGCAGCATTTGGATATACAAAGTATTTTATATCTTGAATTGAATGATGGATTAATTGGTTATAGTAGTTTTAATATGCCTGAGTTTAAAAGAAAATTACCTTTACAAACAGGGGTAAATGATGTGAAAGGATTTTTGACTATTTTAAAACAAAAAGGATATTTAGGGCCTGTTGCTGTTGAACCTTGGGATATAGAAATTTCTGAACTTCCATTAGAAGAAGCTATTTTTCTAGCTAAGAAATCTCTGGATGATTCTTTTGCAGTAATTTCAAATTGA
- a CDS encoding SRPBCC family protein, with protein sequence MLKKSILVILILISLFLIYVAIIPGDYLIKREIEINQSTEKIFPYIASVKLADEWMPWKEQDPNLKMTYQGPERGVGATSIWESSGNMGQGKAEVVEEILNEKVKTKITYTKPMNFEQISIFKLTKKNENQSIMEWSVEGKNTFLGRLICTLGIINMDKYVGNEFEKGLKKLKGMVEKK encoded by the coding sequence ATGCTTAAAAAAAGTATATTAGTTATTTTAATTTTAATAAGTTTATTTTTGATTTATGTGGCAATTATTCCTGGAGATTATTTGATTAAAAGAGAAATTGAAATAAATCAATCGACAGAAAAAATTTTTCCATATATAGCAAGTGTAAAATTAGCTGATGAATGGATGCCCTGGAAAGAACAAGATCCAAACTTAAAAATGACATATCAAGGTCCAGAACGGGGAGTAGGGGCAACTTCTATTTGGGAAAGTAGCGGAAATATGGGACAAGGAAAAGCTGAAGTGGTTGAAGAAATTCTAAATGAAAAAGTTAAAACTAAAATTACTTATACAAAACCTATGAATTTTGAACAAATTTCAATTTTTAAATTGACAAAAAAGAATGAAAACCAATCCATTATGGAATGGTCTGTAGAGGGAAAAAATACATTTTTAGGAAGATTAATTTGCACTCTTGGCATTATAAATATGGATAAATATGTTGGAAATGAATTTGAAAAGGGGTTAAAAAAACTAAAAGGGATGGTTGAAAAAAAGTAG
- a CDS encoding CrcB family protein: MLSVYLGLFGLLGVFSRFYIGKIFQKYFNYTFPFDILTINVLGAFLIGIIYTLPLEKYQLSSELKTGIMIGFLGGFTTFSSYCLDTFKLISAGKILQAFLYFTVSPVLGLIVTFLGIYVTKKFF, translated from the coding sequence ATGCTGTCTGTTTACTTAGGTCTTTTTGGGCTTTTAGGAGTATTTAGTAGATTTTACATTGGAAAAATTTTTCAAAAATATTTTAACTATACTTTTCCTTTTGATATTCTTACAATTAATGTTTTAGGTGCTTTTTTAATAGGTATTATATACACTCTTCCCCTTGAAAAGTACCAATTAAGTTCAGAACTTAAAACAGGCATTATGATTGGTTTTTTAGGGGGGTTCACTACATTTTCCTCTTACTGTTTAGATACTTTCAAATTAATTTCTGCAGGTAAAATTCTCCAAGCATTTTTGTATTTTACTGTAAGTCCCGTTTTAGGGCTAATTGTAACTTTTTTGGGTATTTACGTAACAAAAAAATTTTTTTGA
- a CDS encoding MltA domain-containing protein, with protein sequence MKIKYFFVLFCVSIFFLLACKTTEIKKEEKNYSFVKINWDNVTLLEERSKYENFLLAIDSNLKWLSRKKNDSNFNYGNIAFKTSDYICTINYFQEELKEKNSLEVSLVKKYFDIYKVKNKDNYNVLYTGYYIPYANASEVKTNKFNVPVYKTPADLVSVHLEDFYPDLKGKIIRGRINKNRLFPYWSREEIMEKKKLQNKELEIAWVNNKTDLFFIEIQGSGLLTFSDGSKKYIHYAQQNGREYKPIGSLLVKEGALTKENVSMQAIKKWLKDNPKEEQRILNFNKSYVFFNLENEGPYGNISVKLVSERSIAADQRYFPAGSLMLLDFPYPSTNSKKETNEKFSQLAFVHDTGGAIKGPGRIDVFWGEGEDAGEIAGKTKQNGEIYLLVPKFKCNTYYTAGDIN encoded by the coding sequence ATGAAGATTAAGTATTTTTTTGTCCTGTTTTGTGTCTCGATTTTTTTCTTACTAGCATGTAAAACTACTGAAATTAAAAAAGAAGAAAAAAACTATAGTTTTGTTAAAATTAATTGGGATAATGTAACCTTACTAGAAGAAAGAAGTAAATATGAAAACTTTCTTTTAGCGATAGATTCAAATTTAAAATGGCTTAGTAGGAAAAAAAATGATAGCAACTTTAACTATGGAAATATAGCATTTAAAACTAGCGACTATATTTGTACAATCAATTATTTTCAAGAAGAACTAAAAGAAAAAAATAGTCTTGAAGTAAGTTTAGTAAAAAAATATTTTGACATTTATAAAGTTAAAAATAAAGATAATTATAATGTTCTTTATACTGGATATTATATCCCTTATGCTAATGCAAGTGAAGTAAAAACAAATAAATTTAATGTACCAGTTTATAAAACTCCTGCAGATCTTGTAAGTGTGCATTTAGAAGATTTTTATCCTGATTTAAAGGGGAAAATAATACGTGGTAGAATTAATAAAAATAGATTATTCCCTTATTGGTCTAGAGAGGAAATAATGGAGAAAAAGAAACTGCAAAATAAAGAACTTGAAATTGCTTGGGTAAATAATAAAACAGATTTATTTTTTATTGAAATACAAGGATCTGGTTTATTAACATTTTCTGATGGCTCAAAAAAATATATTCATTATGCACAACAAAATGGAAGAGAATATAAACCGATTGGTTCCTTACTTGTTAAAGAAGGAGCTTTGACCAAAGAAAATGTTTCAATGCAAGCTATCAAAAAGTGGTTAAAAGATAATCCTAAAGAAGAACAAAGAATATTAAATTTTAATAAGTCTTATGTTTTTTTTAATTTGGAAAATGAAGGACCATATGGGAACATTAGTGTTAAATTGGTTTCTGAAAGAAGTATTGCTGCAGACCAAAGATATTTTCCCGCGGGTTCTTTGATGCTATTAGATTTTCCATATCCAAGTACAAATTCAAAGAAAGAAACTAATGAGAAATTTTCTCAACTTGCATTTGTGCATGATACTGGTGGAGCCATTAAAGGCCCTGGTAGAATAGATGTTTTTTGGGGAGAAGGAGAAGATGCGGGTGAAATTGCAGGAAAAACAAAACAAAACGGTGAAATTTATTTGCTGGTTCCTAAATTTAAATGCAATACTTACTATACCGCAGGTGATATTAATTAA
- a CDS encoding helix-turn-helix transcriptional regulator, with the protein MAKKKYNDSDLLNQEVSDFDADKEFFEHQREEIKKQLSHFLINFRATNRLTQAQMGIKLGCSQQQYKRVEDGEEDRIANAISYIKKFADLNGSKKISDFVGYLVNEPPQVRASNLSSNEQVLVSAFAHVDREDRRLFIEGYCRDNNGLKFSKIVKILSLIPNISNEFLDIFTLSLMENKTCPDFIDLEEKKQMFEKLKQRQKRSYKRKNSDLVKN; encoded by the coding sequence TTGGCAAAAAAAAAATATAACGATTCAGATCTGTTAAACCAAGAAGTATCTGATTTTGATGCGGATAAAGAGTTTTTTGAGCATCAACGTGAAGAAATAAAAAAGCAGCTTTCTCATTTTCTTATTAATTTTAGAGCAACTAATAGGCTTACTCAAGCGCAGATGGGAATAAAACTAGGTTGTTCTCAACAACAATATAAACGGGTTGAAGATGGTGAAGAAGATAGAATAGCAAATGCTATCTCATACATTAAAAAATTTGCTGATTTAAATGGTAGTAAAAAAATTTCTGATTTTGTTGGATACTTAGTGAATGAGCCACCTCAGGTTAGAGCAAGTAATCTTTCAAGCAATGAACAAGTATTGGTATCAGCATTTGCCCATGTTGATAGAGAAGATAGAAGGCTTTTTATAGAAGGCTATTGTCGCGATAATAATGGATTAAAATTTTCAAAAATTGTAAAAATTCTTAGTCTGATACCAAATATCAGTAATGAATTTCTAGATATTTTTACTCTTTCTTTAATGGAAAATAAAACATGTCCTGATTTCATTGATTTAGAAGAAAAAAAACAAATGTTTGAAAAGCTTAAGCAAAGACAAAAGCGGAGTTATAAAAGGAAAAATTCAGATCTTGTTAAAAACTAA
- the lnt gene encoding apolipoprotein N-acyltransferase, which yields MLVSHNLKQNSGNDKNLAQENFMFPRAKSLFWVILSALLFSTSFYPLEIFPDIIRVLNYFCLSPLFLELFRLEKIKEIKRRIFHFCILVMIFSFTLEIIAFSWVFTSIKYFFHTNILTTFFVYFIITLFSLPYYLLLVSPTLLFTKNLRDERFYFLYVLCLIFVIVTIEFFYPKLAPWFFGYSFFYDSTLRKLAAFIGPIGLSFVFFYSNILLAIVLERKFYNKNKILNLLSNKFLYHYIIFLALIFFFKLSDSIESNNNLEKINIGYIQPNFSIIHGKDVGGNFLNGKSLRELIKEIETEKIDLIIIPESAIYYQFGAFPEKMSDIFSLAKLSSKPILIQSVIEKNENIRHGIKVAESRSFIVFPDGKISNYFVKLNLMPIGEEFPFSNYFPFLEELYLKLTKQDVIVEHGNEAKPLSFKEIKIGVFICYDSIDKDLVHNLSKNGAQFLVNQANFIWMSNSNAIFVYSIINQFKAIESQKSLLFLTNNGPTKLYDKNGNLVFDNKKIDKQDFSVLSIPLNNEISIFTKFNLEAKIAIFVISILSLIILFRKKT from the coding sequence TTGCTGGTATCCCATAATTTAAAGCAAAATAGCGGCAATGATAAAAATTTAGCTCAAGAAAACTTCATGTTTCCAAGAGCTAAATCTCTTTTTTGGGTAATTTTAAGTGCCTTATTATTTTCAACTAGTTTCTATCCTTTAGAAATCTTTCCAGACATTATTAGAGTTTTAAATTACTTTTGTCTTTCTCCATTATTTTTAGAGTTGTTCAGGCTTGAAAAAATAAAAGAAATTAAAAGAAGAATTTTTCATTTTTGTATTTTAGTTATGATTTTTTCTTTTACATTAGAGATAATTGCTTTTTCTTGGGTTTTCACAAGTATTAAATATTTTTTTCATACAAATATTTTAACAACATTTTTTGTTTACTTCATAATTACATTATTTTCTTTGCCTTATTATTTACTTTTAGTTTCTCCAACTTTACTATTTACTAAAAATTTGCGAGATGAAAGATTTTATTTTCTTTATGTACTATGTTTAATTTTTGTAATTGTTACTATAGAATTCTTTTATCCCAAACTTGCTCCTTGGTTTTTTGGCTATTCATTTTTTTATGACAGTACTTTAAGAAAACTAGCAGCTTTCATTGGTCCTATTGGGTTATCTTTTGTCTTTTTTTATAGTAATATATTGCTGGCAATAGTATTGGAAAGAAAATTTTATAATAAAAATAAAATATTAAATTTATTAAGCAACAAGTTTTTATACCACTACATAATTTTTCTTGCATTAATATTTTTTTTCAAATTGTCAGATTCAATAGAAAGTAATAATAATCTTGAAAAGATTAATATTGGATATATTCAACCTAATTTTTCAATAATTCATGGGAAAGATGTTGGGGGGAATTTTTTAAATGGAAAAAGTTTGCGAGAGTTGATTAAAGAGATTGAAACAGAAAAAATTGATCTCATAATTATTCCAGAAAGTGCTATATATTATCAGTTTGGAGCATTTCCAGAGAAAATGTCGGATATTTTTTCACTCGCAAAATTATCAAGCAAACCAATTTTAATTCAATCAGTGATTGAAAAAAACGAAAATATAAGACATGGAATTAAAGTGGCAGAATCAAGATCCTTTATTGTTTTTCCAGATGGGAAAATTTCAAATTATTTTGTTAAATTGAATTTAATGCCAATTGGAGAGGAATTTCCTTTCAGCAATTATTTCCCTTTTTTAGAAGAATTATATTTAAAATTAACTAAGCAAGATGTAATTGTAGAACATGGAAATGAAGCTAAACCGCTTTCTTTCAAGGAGATTAAAATTGGAGTATTTATTTGCTATGATTCAATTGATAAAGATTTAGTGCATAATTTAAGCAAAAATGGAGCCCAGTTCTTAGTTAATCAAGCTAATTTTATTTGGATGTCAAATAGTAATGCTATTTTTGTTTATTCTATTATCAATCAATTTAAAGCAATTGAATCACAAAAAAGCTTATTATTTTTAACTAACAATGGCCCTACAAAGCTTTATGATAAAAATGGTAATCTAGTTTTTGATAATAAAAAAATAGATAAACAAGATTTTTCAGTTTTAAGTATACCATTAAATAATGAAATAAGCATTTTTACTAAGTTTAATTTGGAAGCTAAAATAGCAATTTTTGTAATATCAATACTATCATTAATTATTCTTTTTCGTAAGAAAACATAA
- a CDS encoding aldehyde dehydrogenase family protein, which translates to MINQELAKYDVKNPFRSKYDNFIGGKWVAPLKGDYFGNICPIYGEIINEIARSTAEDVELAIDAANNAKENWAKTSSTERANILLRIADRMEANLNLLATAETLDNGKPIRETKLADIPLAIDHFRYFASCIRAQEGSVGQLDHETFAYHIYEPLGVVGQIIPWNFPLLMATWKVAPALAAGNCVILKPAEQTPASVFVWLELIQDLLPPGVLNIINGFGLEAGKPLAESSRINKIAFTGETSTGKLILQYASKNLIPATLELGGKSPNIFFADVMEKQDDFLDKAVEGFIMFAFNQGEVCTCPSRAFIQESIYEPFMDKVIERIKNIKQGNPLDPSTMLGAQVSKDQMERILSYIDIGKNEGAKLLYGGQRQRFQNALDNGYYIEPTVFKGENSMRIFQEEIFGPVVSVATFKNIDEALHLANETNYGLGAGVWTRNLNHAFSLGRDIKAGRVWTNCYHLYPAHAAFGGYKQSGIGRENHKMMLEHYQHTKNILVSYNPKPLGLY; encoded by the coding sequence ATGATAAATCAAGAATTAGCGAAGTATGACGTCAAAAATCCTTTTAGAAGTAAATACGACAATTTTATTGGTGGAAAATGGGTTGCTCCATTAAAGGGGGATTATTTTGGTAATATTTGTCCTATTTATGGAGAAATAATTAATGAAATAGCAAGATCAACAGCTGAAGATGTAGAATTAGCTATTGATGCAGCTAACAATGCAAAAGAAAATTGGGCAAAAACATCTTCAACAGAAAGAGCTAATATACTACTTAGAATTGCAGATAGAATGGAAGCTAATTTAAATTTATTAGCAACTGCCGAAACTCTTGATAATGGAAAACCTATTAGAGAAACAAAACTGGCCGACATTCCATTAGCAATTGATCACTTTCGCTATTTTGCAAGTTGCATTAGAGCGCAAGAAGGTAGTGTCGGACAACTAGATCATGAGACCTTTGCCTATCATATTTATGAGCCACTAGGTGTTGTTGGTCAAATAATTCCATGGAATTTCCCTTTATTAATGGCAACATGGAAAGTTGCGCCAGCTTTAGCTGCTGGAAATTGTGTTATTTTAAAACCTGCCGAGCAAACTCCTGCTTCTGTTTTTGTTTGGTTAGAACTCATTCAGGACTTACTTCCTCCAGGTGTTTTAAACATTATCAATGGTTTTGGTTTAGAAGCAGGAAAACCTTTAGCTGAAAGTTCAAGAATTAATAAAATTGCTTTTACAGGTGAAACCTCTACTGGAAAATTAATTCTTCAATATGCTTCAAAAAATTTAATACCTGCTACTTTAGAATTAGGAGGCAAATCTCCAAATATTTTCTTTGCAGATGTTATGGAAAAACAAGATGATTTTCTTGATAAGGCTGTTGAAGGTTTCATCATGTTTGCTTTTAATCAGGGTGAGGTTTGTACTTGCCCATCCAGAGCCTTTATTCAAGAATCAATATATGAGCCTTTTATGGATAAAGTTATAGAGAGAATAAAAAATATAAAACAAGGAAATCCTTTAGATCCTTCAACAATGCTGGGGGCTCAAGTTTCTAAAGATCAAATGGAAAGAATACTGAGTTATATTGATATTGGAAAAAATGAAGGAGCAAAATTGCTATATGGAGGCCAAAGACAAAGATTTCAAAATGCTTTAGATAATGGATACTATATAGAACCTACAGTATTTAAAGGCGAAAATAGTATGCGAATATTTCAAGAAGAAATATTTGGCCCTGTTGTTTCTGTGGCAACATTTAAAAATATTGATGAAGCCCTGCATTTAGCTAATGAAACAAACTATGGACTTGGAGCTGGTGTTTGGACTCGAAATTTAAATCACGCCTTTTCCTTAGGGCGTGATATAAAAGCAGGAAGAGTTTGGACAAACTGTTATCATTTATACCCAGCCCATGCAGCATTTGGGGGGTATAAGCAATCGGGAATTGGGCGTGAAAATCATAAAATGATGCTGGAACATTATCAACATACAAAAAATATTCTTGTGAGCTATAATCCAAAACCACTAGGTTTGTATTAA
- the tsaD gene encoding tRNA (adenosine(37)-N6)-threonylcarbamoyltransferase complex transferase subunit TsaD yields MNEIILAVESSCDETAISIIEIINSEKKSEAVRILAHEVESQHASHGPFGGVVPEIAARDHLAKIYDIANTALKKADLKSDQLTKIAVTMGPGLIGALMVGVLFARGLATALNIPLIAVNHVDAHLAPALLLPNFSPKTDLKKLLNLRTPTFPAIALTVSGGHCHLSYLSDIKTKKILGTTLDDACGEAFDKVAKLLGLEYPGGPEIEKLALVAEQNGFSDNYQFPFKLSDKENIYQFSYSGIKTAVMEIIRKETGIKKGKITGKDLPFETKQQIAYSFQIAALKQLHDRVANTLKNYPDVKSIFIAGGVAQNKKFRELFSNFQQEVVFASPALCSDNATMIALQTIIEANIDGFQNQPFPKYVTK; encoded by the coding sequence ATGAATGAAATAATACTTGCTGTTGAAAGTTCGTGTGATGAAACTGCTATCTCTATAATAGAAATCATCAATAGCGAAAAAAAATCAGAAGCTGTTCGTATCCTCGCACATGAAGTGGAATCACAGCATGCTAGCCATGGGCCTTTTGGTGGAGTTGTTCCTGAAATTGCAGCTAGAGATCATCTAGCTAAAATTTATGATATAGCAAATACTGCATTAAAAAAAGCAGATTTAAAATCTGATCAATTAACTAAAATTGCTGTGACAATGGGACCTGGGCTTATCGGAGCTTTAATGGTTGGAGTTCTATTTGCCAGGGGTTTAGCCACAGCCTTAAATATCCCTTTAATAGCAGTAAATCATGTTGACGCTCATTTAGCACCGGCTTTGCTGCTTCCAAATTTTTCTCCCAAAACAGATTTAAAGAAATTACTAAATCTTCGAACCCCTACATTTCCCGCCATTGCGCTTACCGTTAGTGGTGGACATTGCCATTTAAGTTATTTATCAGATATCAAAACAAAAAAAATATTAGGCACTACTTTGGACGATGCTTGCGGAGAGGCTTTTGATAAAGTAGCAAAACTTTTAGGATTAGAATATCCTGGTGGCCCAGAAATAGAAAAATTAGCCTTAGTTGCAGAACAAAATGGCTTTTCTGATAATTATCAATTTCCATTTAAACTTTCTGATAAAGAAAATATTTATCAATTTTCTTATAGCGGTATAAAAACAGCAGTGATGGAGATAATAAGAAAAGAAACTGGAATTAAAAAAGGAAAAATTACCGGAAAAGATTTGCCGTTTGAAACTAAACAACAAATTGCGTATTCATTTCAAATTGCAGCCCTAAAACAACTGCATGACAGAGTTGCAAATACTTTAAAAAACTATCCAGATGTTAAAAGCATTTTTATTGCTGGCGGTGTGGCGCAAAATAAAAAATTCCGTGAGTTATTTAGCAATTTTCAACAAGAAGTAGTTTTTGCTTCTCCTGCACTATGCTCAGATAATGCAACAATGATTGCTCTGCAAACTATTATAGAAGCAAATATTGATGGATTTCAAAATCAACCATTTCCAAAATACGTAACAAAATAA
- a CDS encoding flagellar motor protein MotB, which translates to MPKKKKCPEFENHERWLVAFADMMTLLFALFVVLYAIAVVNTSKVKQVTESMQVAFGIKEEVPKEEGNIPKGPQSVESIFRYIKGNTSREQILQRLLRERAAIIAAQARQVEQKLAERLYGSKQFPDSEKKPQDRVIYVARDPDGIRITLLSRVLFNPGEYVLKSDTKEMLKGVADILKGLNRLIRVEGHTDNIPFERNGMTNWELSCLRATSVTKFFIDTGYFAKGSVYPAGFGDTRPIAINDTPENRALNRRVDLKILYDKPDDYIPPDEQLGNDEKAEKE; encoded by the coding sequence ATGCCGAAAAAAAAGAAATGCCCCGAATTTGAAAACCATGAACGTTGGCTGGTTGCCTTTGCGGATATGATGACCTTGTTATTTGCGCTATTTGTGGTTTTGTATGCAATAGCAGTGGTAAATACTTCAAAAGTGAAACAAGTCACAGAATCAATGCAAGTAGCCTTTGGGATAAAAGAAGAAGTTCCAAAAGAAGAGGGGAATATTCCGAAAGGTCCTCAATCTGTCGAAAGTATTTTTCGCTACATTAAAGGAAATACCAGTAGAGAACAAATATTACAGCGATTATTGAGAGAAAGGGCTGCCATTATAGCTGCTCAAGCAAGGCAAGTTGAACAGAAACTTGCTGAAAGATTGTATGGTTCAAAGCAATTCCCTGATAGTGAGAAAAAACCTCAAGATAGGGTTATTTATGTAGCTAGAGACCCTGATGGTATAAGAATTACTTTGCTTTCTAGAGTCTTATTTAATCCTGGAGAGTATGTTTTAAAATCAGACACTAAGGAAATGTTAAAAGGAGTTGCTGATATCTTGAAAGGATTGAATCGTTTGATTAGAGTTGAAGGGCATACCGACAATATCCCTTTTGAACGAAATGGAATGACAAATTGGGAGCTGAGTTGTTTACGCGCGACATCGGTGACCAAATTTTTTATTGATACTGGATACTTTGCTAAGGGTAGCGTCTATCCCGCAGGATTTGGCGACACTAGACCTATCGCTATCAACGATACTCCTGAAAACAGAGCCTTAAATAGGCGAGTTGATTTAAAAATATTGTATGACAAACCTGATGATTATATCCCTCCCGATGAACAGCTTGGTAATGATGAAAAAGCTGAAAAAGAATAA
- a CDS encoding MotA/TolQ/ExbB proton channel family protein: MELSSIIGPILGLIAVIGTAIIKGLQVPMLWGGSAAMIVGMGSLAAVMTAYPLKDVIFSFKSLGLFLSGPKMDTEGTISTIERLAQLARKDGVLALEKEIDKLDDHFMKKGIEMVSMNTDAIVIENNLLAEIDMIYEEEEIAAKFWEDMGAFAPTIGIMGAVLGLMVVMLNLDNPPEIGPGIKTAFIATLYGVGLANLFALPAGKKIKRMCHHKKVYREMIAIGIVGIAQGTAPKVLVERLHGMAH, from the coding sequence ATGGAATTATCAAGCATTATTGGCCCAATTCTAGGATTAATAGCTGTTATAGGAACTGCAATCATAAAAGGCTTACAAGTCCCAATGCTCTGGGGGGGATCTGCTGCCATGATCGTGGGCATGGGATCTCTTGCAGCAGTGATGACGGCCTATCCTTTAAAAGATGTGATTTTCTCGTTCAAATCACTTGGCTTATTTTTAAGTGGACCCAAAATGGATACAGAAGGAACTATTTCGACTATTGAAAGACTTGCTCAATTAGCTAGAAAAGATGGGGTTTTAGCTTTAGAAAAAGAAATCGATAAATTAGACGATCATTTCATGAAAAAGGGCATAGAAATGGTATCGATGAATACAGATGCCATTGTCATTGAAAATAACCTACTTGCTGAAATCGACATGATATATGAAGAAGAAGAAATTGCCGCAAAATTTTGGGAAGATATGGGTGCATTTGCCCCTACAATCGGAATCATGGGCGCCGTTTTAGGTCTGATGGTGGTGATGTTAAACTTAGACAACCCACCTGAGATTGGACCAGGTATTAAAACTGCCTTTATCGCCACGCTGTATGGTGTGGGACTAGCTAACCTCTTTGCATTACCAGCCGGAAAAAAAATAAAAAGAATGTGTCATCATAAAAAGGTTTATCGCGAAATGATTGCTATTGGCATTGTAGGAATTGCTCAAGGTACAGCTCCAAAAGTTTTAGTTGAACGTCTACATGGGATGGCTCATTAA
- a CDS encoding PilZ domain-containing protein, which produces MTESSAENRSSPRFISKAIVEIYSEDDSNPVMGTINNISAGGVSLNLEVDNIKRGFKVGCSVTFEMPVRMFGIDKDDKLKLRAEIKRATNLGKTISCQFQNLKDSEIAVLNKGLRIIEIVNKISSKNAS; this is translated from the coding sequence ATGACGGAGTCTTCTGCTGAAAATAGAAGCAGTCCTAGATTTATCAGCAAAGCCATCGTGGAAATTTATTCAGAAGATGACTCTAATCCGGTCATGGGAACAATTAACAATATTTCTGCTGGTGGAGTTAGCTTAAATTTAGAGGTTGATAATATTAAAAGAGGATTTAAAGTTGGTTGCTCTGTTACGTTTGAAATGCCTGTAAGAATGTTTGGAATAGACAAAGACGATAAATTAAAATTGAGAGCAGAAATAAAAAGAGCTACAAATTTAGGAAAAACAATATCTTGCCAATTTCAAAATTTAAAAGACTCGGAAATAGCAGTGCTTAATAAAGGATTGCGCATTATAGAAATTGTAAATAAAATATCTAGTAAAAATGCTTCTTGA